A single genomic interval of Salinarchaeum sp. IM2453 harbors:
- a CDS encoding sodium-dependent transporter, translated as MERERWATRLGFILAAVGSAVGLGNIWRFPYITGQEGGAAFLLVYLLFILIIGLPAILLEFVVGRRTDRNPVGALKQLATGPFRYIGYVFVVTGFVILSYYSVVAGWTIRYTLIGITDGYSNAIGEYEADAAGLEDVSAAALLFDNIATGTEAMIFHAIFMAIVIFIVGLGIRRGIELAVKLMVPAIIAITAVLVAYAYTLDGASEGYEFYLSPDFGVIASDWTSILPAAAGQAFFTLSLGMGVMITYASYIGEDRNLAKDSAAIIGLDTLIAFIIGLVIFPVLFTAGVTPGEGGVGALFIGLAEAFADVSGGRILGTIFFFVVAIGALSSAISILEVVVSYAVDELGVERMRASAGAGGLIFLLGLLSAYDLVLLDFFDLLVDGVLLVLGALLLAAFIGWQQSDFAIDELGKGVKDLGDWGTTWIWMIRIPVLIVLVVSLVLGILDYWEFLTEDFSAWLDI; from the coding sequence ATGGAACGAGAAAGATGGGCTACACGCCTTGGTTTTATCCTCGCGGCCGTCGGTAGTGCCGTGGGATTAGGGAATATTTGGCGATTCCCTTATATTACCGGTCAAGAAGGAGGTGCGGCGTTTTTGCTGGTATACCTGCTTTTCATCCTGATTATCGGGTTACCTGCAATTTTGCTTGAGTTTGTTGTTGGCCGGCGAACAGATCGCAATCCAGTTGGTGCGCTGAAACAACTTGCTACAGGGCCCTTCAGATATATTGGATACGTCTTTGTCGTAACAGGATTTGTTATTCTTTCATACTACAGTGTTGTCGCTGGTTGGACGATCCGATATACTCTGATTGGTATCACCGATGGATACAGTAACGCTATCGGGGAATATGAGGCTGATGCAGCAGGACTCGAAGACGTGTCTGCTGCAGCGTTATTATTCGATAATATCGCGACCGGCACTGAGGCCATGATTTTCCATGCTATCTTCATGGCAATCGTAATCTTCATTGTTGGTCTCGGTATTCGCCGTGGTATTGAGCTCGCAGTTAAACTGATGGTTCCTGCTATCATTGCGATTACCGCTGTCCTTGTCGCATACGCTTACACACTCGATGGAGCAAGTGAAGGATATGAGTTTTACCTCTCACCTGACTTTGGAGTAATTGCCTCAGACTGGACGAGTATTCTGCCGGCTGCTGCGGGTCAGGCATTCTTCACACTCTCGCTCGGTATGGGTGTGATGATTACCTATGCATCATATATTGGAGAAGATCGGAACCTTGCCAAAGACAGTGCTGCGATTATCGGTCTTGACACACTGATTGCATTCATCATCGGTCTTGTTATCTTCCCAGTACTCTTTACTGCTGGTGTAACGCCCGGTGAAGGTGGTGTTGGCGCACTGTTCATCGGCCTTGCTGAAGCATTTGCTGATGTCAGCGGTGGACGTATCCTTGGTACGATTTTCTTCTTTGTTGTCGCAATCGGTGCACTCTCCAGTGCTATCAGCATTCTAGAGGTAGTTGTTTCGTACGCAGTTGATGAACTGGGTGTTGAACGAATGCGCGCTTCAGCCGGCGCAGGTGGGTTAATCTTCCTGCTTGGACTTCTCAGTGCGTATGATCTTGTCCTACTGGACTTCTTCGACCTTCTTGTTGATGGAGTCTTGCTCGTGCTTGGTGCTCTACTGCTGGCTGCATTCATTGGCTGGCAACAGTCGGACTTTGCGATTGATGAACTTGGTAAAGGTGTCAAAGACTTGGGCGATTGGGGAACGACTTGGATTTGGATGATCCGTATTCCAGTTCTTATTGTCTTGGTTGTCTCACTTGTTCTTGG
- a CDS encoding acyl-CoA carboxylase subunit beta translates to MEDRIDELQDLKEEARLGGGEDRIESQHEKGKMTARERIEYFLDDGTFTEFDQLRTHRTHDFGMEEKQLLTDGVVTGYGEVNGRTTFVFAHDFTVFGGSLGEVFADKVCKVMDKAMEVGAPIVGLNDSAGARIQEGVDALAGYSKIFQRNQKASGVVPQITAIMGPCAGGAVYSPAMTDFIFMVEDTSHMYITGPGVIKTVTGEEVTHEELGGAMTHASTTGVAQFTGQDDETTLDQIRRLLSYLPQNNMESPPRIDPWDDPKRKDDELKSIVPPEPRKPYDMQRVIESIVDEGSFFEVAENYAKEVVTGFARMDGRAVGLVANQPRVNAGTLTVDSSMKASRFVRTCDSFNIPILTFVDVPGYMPGTDQEHRGIIRHGAKLLYAYSEATVPLLSVITRKAYGGAYCVMSSKFLGSDINYAWPTAEIAVMGPQGAVNILYSDELEQADDPEKRREELIDEFREKFANPYTAADRGYLDDVIEPQETRPRLISDLEMLQSKRKSNPDKKHGNIPL, encoded by the coding sequence ATGGAAGATCGAATTGATGAACTACAGGACCTCAAGGAAGAGGCACGACTCGGTGGCGGTGAAGACCGAATCGAGTCGCAACACGAGAAGGGGAAGATGACCGCACGCGAGCGGATTGAGTATTTCCTTGATGATGGAACATTTACAGAGTTTGATCAGCTGCGAACACACCGCACTCATGACTTTGGAATGGAAGAAAAGCAGTTGTTAACTGATGGTGTTGTGACAGGATATGGAGAAGTAAATGGGCGAACAACGTTTGTATTTGCGCATGACTTCACCGTATTTGGTGGCTCACTCGGCGAGGTATTTGCTGACAAAGTCTGTAAGGTGATGGACAAGGCGATGGAGGTTGGGGCTCCAATTGTTGGGCTCAATGATTCAGCCGGTGCTCGGATTCAAGAAGGCGTTGATGCACTAGCTGGATACTCAAAGATTTTCCAGCGAAATCAAAAAGCGAGTGGTGTTGTACCACAAATTACGGCAATTATGGGCCCATGTGCTGGTGGAGCAGTATACTCTCCAGCAATGACAGACTTCATTTTCATGGTGGAAGACACCAGTCACATGTATATTACCGGGCCAGGGGTGATCAAGACGGTTACCGGAGAGGAAGTAACGCATGAAGAGCTCGGAGGAGCAATGACACACGCATCAACAACGGGGGTTGCACAGTTTACTGGTCAGGACGATGAAACAACACTCGATCAAATTCGTCGGCTACTTTCATACTTACCACAGAACAACATGGAAAGTCCTCCGAGGATTGATCCATGGGATGATCCAAAACGAAAAGACGACGAATTAAAATCAATTGTTCCTCCAGAGCCACGGAAGCCATATGATATGCAGCGTGTCATTGAGTCAATTGTCGATGAAGGGTCATTCTTTGAAGTTGCTGAAAACTATGCCAAAGAAGTTGTTACTGGATTTGCGCGGATGGACGGCCGAGCTGTTGGGCTCGTTGCAAACCAACCCCGTGTGAATGCCGGTACGCTAACAGTTGATTCCAGCATGAAGGCATCTCGTTTTGTCCGAACGTGTGACTCATTCAACATCCCAATACTCACATTTGTTGACGTCCCGGGGTATATGCCAGGAACAGACCAAGAACATCGAGGTATTATTCGACACGGGGCAAAGCTTCTCTATGCATACTCTGAAGCGACCGTGCCACTTCTCTCAGTTATCACACGGAAAGCATATGGAGGCGCTTACTGTGTGATGTCGTCCAAGTTCCTTGGATCAGACATTAATTATGCGTGGCCAACCGCAGAGATCGCTGTGATGGGGCCACAGGGCGCAGTGAATATTCTATATAGCGACGAGTTAGAACAAGCAGATGATCCAGAAAAACGGCGAGAAGAGCTTATTGATGAGTTCCGAGAGAAGTTCGCAAATCCATACACTGCAGCAGACCGTGGATATCTCGACGATGTAATTGAGCCACAGGAGACGCGTCCGCGGCTCATCAGTGATCTTGAGATGCTACAGTCAAAACGTAAGTCGAATCCAGATAAAAAGCACGGAAATATCCCACTATAA
- a CDS encoding acc operon protein: MSLEISPTATEDEAAAIAAAVSAHIHDQEQAATAGDNEEETWEGDQWQFAARMQQTKRKSVRIPKTAPTDPWTAADRLE, encoded by the coding sequence ATGTCACTTGAGATCTCACCAACCGCTACCGAGGACGAAGCAGCAGCAATTGCTGCAGCGGTTAGTGCACACATACACGATCAAGAACAGGCTGCTACGGCAGGTGACAACGAAGAAGAGACTTGGGAAGGGGATCAGTGGCAATTTGCAGCACGAATGCAGCAGACAAAACGTAAAAGCGTTCGTATTCCGAAGACAGCGCCGACAGATCCGTGGACAGCAGCAGACCGACTGGAATAA
- a CDS encoding DUF402 domain-containing protein codes for MRIRLRGIYATALTEYFLDSGHEIVQPSPSINSRFDAELQHMPADVTVDMSRDRQGISVTGPDETTETLTTDLKELSDEIFHWPDPTPFGAIFDGVVDDTRGGAAILSLPGGNEGYLPFDAVDGYVDIGDTFRVQVIQPTPPWSDRAPLVSPDISVSKPMVTLHYGSDGISVDSDSVDATELARSTELLSTNLPEDWGVEWHTHALEAPMDARDKALSAVADLASSIGSELEQSGSSTSSTPRTVAMPFRTVWAWFGRNARFTMDTYRREVLTTMIGHHRIKAGSDNASDAVDFVERICGGPTEEFPTQAVFEQFGPREGSSVQIQHGKPNGDLYTLGEATVSSVGSDGKITVRRTMKGSGTYDALGTTRSSGDIAVTKVVEGREWYPTVYQSPDGEKKGTYVNICTPIEVFPNEIRYVDLHIDVIKRPDGTVEIVDADELSHAVESGNISESLAERAKQVASRVKKALE; via the coding sequence ATGAGGATTCGCTTGCGCGGCATTTACGCAACAGCACTTACTGAATACTTTCTTGATTCCGGCCATGAGATCGTTCAACCTTCTCCCTCTATCAACAGCCGATTCGATGCCGAATTACAACACATGCCAGCAGACGTTACTGTGGACATGTCTCGCGATAGGCAGGGTATCTCTGTTACTGGACCGGATGAGACTACCGAGACGCTCACCACTGACTTGAAGGAGCTAAGTGACGAGATATTCCATTGGCCGGATCCAACACCGTTTGGTGCAATCTTTGACGGTGTTGTGGACGATACTCGGGGAGGTGCAGCCATTCTCTCTCTTCCAGGTGGTAATGAAGGGTACCTTCCATTTGATGCGGTTGATGGATATGTTGATATTGGCGACACCTTTCGCGTTCAAGTTATACAGCCGACTCCACCTTGGTCTGATCGAGCACCCTTGGTGTCTCCTGATATCTCTGTATCAAAACCGATGGTGACACTTCATTATGGATCAGATGGCATTTCAGTCGATTCAGATAGTGTAGACGCAACTGAACTGGCTCGTTCTACAGAACTACTTTCGACAAACCTACCAGAAGACTGGGGTGTTGAATGGCATACTCATGCCCTTGAGGCGCCTATGGACGCTCGTGATAAGGCGCTTTCTGCTGTCGCTGATCTTGCTAGTTCAATCGGCTCTGAGCTCGAACAGTCCGGAAGTTCAACATCATCAACGCCACGGACAGTTGCTATGCCATTCCGAACTGTATGGGCATGGTTTGGGCGTAATGCTCGATTTACCATGGACACATATCGACGCGAGGTGCTAACTACGATGATCGGCCACCATCGAATCAAAGCTGGCTCGGACAACGCATCAGACGCTGTCGACTTTGTTGAGCGGATTTGTGGCGGTCCAACTGAAGAGTTTCCGACCCAAGCGGTGTTTGAGCAATTCGGTCCACGAGAAGGATCCTCCGTGCAAATTCAGCACGGTAAACCTAATGGCGATCTATACACGCTCGGTGAAGCGACCGTTTCTTCAGTCGGCTCAGATGGAAAAATCACCGTTCGCCGGACAATGAAAGGCAGTGGAACATATGATGCCCTTGGAACGACGCGCTCCTCAGGGGATATTGCGGTAACAAAAGTAGTTGAAGGCCGTGAGTGGTATCCCACAGTCTATCAGAGTCCGGATGGAGAAAAGAAAGGGACATATGTCAATATCTGTACGCCAATTGAGGTGTTTCCAAACGAGATTCGCTATGTTGACTTACATATTGACGTAATCAAGCGTCCTGATGGAACCGTTGAAATTGTTGATGCAGACGAACTCTCACACGCAGTTGAAAGTGGAAATATATCGGAATCGCTCGCTGAACGGGCAAAGCAAGTTGCTTCTCGTGTCAAAAAAGCACTTGAATAA
- a CDS encoding riboflavin synthase has protein sequence MFTGIVEGTGEIIEREESTDGLRLQIDVPFGDELSHGQSIAISGVCLTVEAHGDSWFETFLAEETRNVTYLGELDIGDEVNIERAMPADGRYDGHIVQGHVDGVTTVTDISSVDEDWRFTFDTPEMSQYLVSKGSIAIDGISLTIAELREDTFDVAIIPETYELTTLSEKQPGDPVHIEYDVIAKYVEGMLEDRNLK, from the coding sequence ATGTTTACCGGCATTGTCGAAGGGACTGGCGAAATAATTGAACGCGAGGAATCAACTGATGGACTTCGACTACAGATAGATGTACCATTCGGAGATGAGCTCTCACACGGTCAAAGCATTGCTATTTCAGGCGTTTGCCTGACCGTTGAGGCACATGGTGACAGTTGGTTTGAGACATTTCTTGCAGAAGAGACCCGGAATGTAACGTACCTCGGGGAGCTTGATATCGGGGATGAAGTCAACATTGAACGAGCAATGCCGGCAGACGGTCGTTATGATGGGCACATTGTGCAGGGTCATGTTGATGGTGTTACAACTGTTACAGATATTAGCTCGGTTGACGAAGATTGGCGATTTACATTTGACACTCCGGAGATGTCTCAATATCTTGTTTCCAAGGGGTCAATTGCCATTGATGGAATCAGTTTGACTATTGCTGAACTCCGTGAAGATACATTTGATGTTGCCATCATCCCAGAAACGTATGAACTAACGACACTTTCTGAGAAACAACCTGGCGACCCGGTCCACATTGAATATGATGTGATTGCAAAATATGTTGAAGGGATGCTTGAAGATCGAAATCTGAAGTAA
- a CDS encoding UvrD-helicase domain-containing protein — protein MSTSEPSITRLFGGPGSGKTTALLDRVEKILDENDDVTVRDILVVSYTRAAAAEIRERLAERLDCSPRSLQGNVCTMHSKAYELLNLSRNDVVSESDKEEFCEEFGIEYEDEHGGASRRTARSTTLGNKVIATSQWLQRTRRDVADWYDVPFQWDVEKVRLPPEKDPNAQDGNKYTPTWPSDDDRVDVPEAIRAWRVYKGDHDLIGFADMLERVKQRSLVPNVDYLIIDEFQDITTLQYDVYEEWKPYIKRVLIAGDDDQVVYSWQGADPNLLLDEDVTEDVILPNSYRLPSNVLEVVNQEISHIDKRQEKDLNPRKEGGLVEAMRSPSMLDVVREVRQTILDTDETVMLLFRARYQMFQFIDEFIDEGFPFQIMTDQRMWTDRLSQFVNAIEAIDANEPIDGLQARRLADMLADAAFGTNDRDDLFDVIDERLEDADTDDLTEITIEPELITDHAPFMPGPKSAADMSRKITSFQAESMDAYFRLNRGSIPRDRIRVGTIHSAKGREADHVLMATDLTEKVVEQMAATVEDPTDVPGVDEFTKSTSPVPTLTDNERRVFYVGMSRARERLVLAENLISGAPTLPLDVLLWNEPQRSDDADVLNTHGTVELTSHND, from the coding sequence ATGTCAACATCGGAGCCGTCGATAACTCGCCTCTTTGGGGGGCCGGGAAGTGGGAAAACGACAGCGTTGCTTGATCGTGTCGAGAAAATACTCGATGAAAACGATGATGTAACTGTTCGCGATATCCTTGTAGTCTCATATACTCGTGCTGCGGCAGCAGAAATCCGTGAGCGTCTTGCTGAGCGTCTCGATTGCTCGCCACGGTCTCTACAGGGAAATGTCTGTACGATGCACTCAAAAGCGTATGAACTTCTTAACTTGTCCCGAAATGATGTTGTTTCAGAATCGGATAAAGAAGAGTTCTGTGAAGAATTTGGTATCGAGTATGAGGACGAACATGGAGGAGCTAGTCGTCGAACCGCCCGATCAACAACATTGGGTAACAAAGTCATCGCAACAAGCCAGTGGTTACAGCGGACCCGGAGAGATGTAGCCGACTGGTATGATGTTCCATTTCAGTGGGACGTTGAAAAAGTCCGTTTACCTCCTGAAAAAGACCCTAACGCACAGGACGGAAACAAATACACTCCAACGTGGCCAAGTGATGATGATCGAGTTGATGTTCCTGAGGCAATTCGTGCGTGGCGAGTATACAAAGGCGATCACGACTTGATTGGCTTTGCTGACATGCTCGAACGCGTAAAACAACGCTCGCTCGTTCCTAATGTTGACTATCTTATTATTGACGAATTTCAGGATATCACTACACTACAATATGATGTCTACGAAGAGTGGAAACCGTACATCAAACGTGTACTTATTGCCGGCGACGACGACCAGGTAGTGTATTCCTGGCAGGGTGCTGATCCAAACCTACTTCTCGATGAGGATGTGACCGAAGATGTCATTCTTCCGAACTCATATCGTCTCCCTTCCAATGTTCTTGAAGTGGTAAACCAGGAAATTTCCCATATCGACAAGCGACAGGAGAAAGACCTCAACCCTCGTAAAGAGGGCGGGTTGGTTGAAGCAATGCGGAGCCCGTCGATGCTTGATGTCGTACGTGAGGTTAGGCAAACTATTTTAGATACCGATGAAACCGTTATGCTTCTGTTTCGGGCTCGATACCAGATGTTCCAGTTTATCGATGAGTTTATCGACGAAGGATTTCCGTTCCAAATAATGACAGACCAGCGGATGTGGACGGATCGCCTTTCACAGTTTGTCAACGCAATCGAAGCCATCGACGCTAACGAGCCGATTGATGGTCTGCAGGCACGACGGCTCGCCGATATGCTGGCCGATGCTGCGTTTGGAACCAACGATCGTGATGATTTATTCGATGTGATCGATGAACGGCTTGAAGACGCCGATACTGATGATCTGACAGAAATTACGATCGAACCTGAGCTGATTACGGACCATGCTCCATTCATGCCCGGTCCAAAATCTGCCGCTGATATGTCTCGGAAAATCACATCTTTCCAAGCTGAAAGTATGGATGCATATTTCCGGCTTAATCGAGGTTCTATTCCCCGTGATCGTATTCGGGTTGGTACCATTCACTCTGCTAAGGGTCGTGAAGCAGATCATGTCCTCATGGCAACTGATCTTACAGAGAAGGTTGTTGAACAAATGGCAGCAACTGTCGAGGATCCAACTGATGTGCCTGGGGTTGATGAATTTACCAAATCAACAAGTCCCGTTCCGACCCTCACTGACAACGAACGTCGTGTCTTCTACGTCGGGATGTCTCGTGCCCGAGAACGTCTTGTGCTAGCTGAGAATCTTATTAGCGGGGCTCCAACCCTTCCACTTGATGTCTTGCTTTGGAATGAACCACAACGCTCCGATGATGCCGATGTCCTCAATACGCATGGAACTGTTGAGCTGACTTCGCATAACGACTAA
- a CDS encoding ATPase, T2SS/T4P/T4SS family codes for MLNLIKRFQTSSSGCTCRIADGGETLNAISCSGDLSTSPQCRKTAIKAVTGTQLSKLRVVSSGIERVYNEQTVRFLRAAGEFATLVKEYDQTLAAKSLTDPLEAAAAADARPDPVRDIAAETGLVELASSINDYQHGFTPGIKPTVADAEIVHTLPEAAQKTAEIELPTDGKARIFETLKQETDYYQVLPVEFQMEKAALRVLQDAYDWLAEHATKSTLSAMVQAIRNVSDGGDELNDVSIRTLAKVLQKHTHGYGIIEDLFADPAVDDVYATAPAAENRLWIVRSGQTLQTNIRLSQSGAEAIASRLRRESGRGFSRAAPTLDATADLSHGQARVAAVADPATDGIAFAFRSGSKQAFTLPRLIANGTVSARAAGLLSTAVRRDAAMLIGGTRGAGKTTLLGSLLWELPQSVRTITIEDTPELPIDALQAHDRDVQQLQTSLDDGPGIDPTEALQTALRLGESALVLGEVRGEEAAVLYEAMRVGASGSAVLGTIHGDGGRDIKQRVTGDLNVSEPSFATTDLIVTLEQHQAPSGEQTRRVKRIEEVIGTEQVRFEPLFALDEGELQPTGRIDRGNSHLIDQLAASDETYAEIRTKVNQQGELLHTLASGGETAPEHITTAYAQQGGAV; via the coding sequence ATGTTGAATCTCATCAAGCGATTTCAAACATCTTCCTCTGGATGTACATGTAGGATTGCGGATGGAGGTGAGACACTCAATGCAATATCATGTAGTGGTGATTTAAGCACATCGCCACAGTGTCGGAAGACAGCAATCAAAGCGGTTACGGGAACACAACTATCAAAGCTTCGTGTAGTTTCCTCAGGCATCGAGCGAGTATATAACGAACAGACGGTTAGGTTTCTCAGGGCCGCTGGTGAATTTGCGACACTTGTCAAAGAGTACGACCAAACACTTGCCGCCAAATCACTGACAGATCCGTTAGAAGCAGCAGCGGCAGCCGATGCTAGACCAGATCCAGTGAGGGATATTGCAGCAGAGACTGGGTTGGTTGAGCTCGCATCATCTATTAACGACTACCAGCATGGATTCACTCCAGGGATAAAACCAACAGTTGCCGATGCAGAAATTGTTCACACCCTGCCTGAGGCAGCACAAAAAACAGCCGAAATAGAGCTACCGACTGACGGAAAAGCACGAATCTTTGAGACTCTCAAGCAGGAAACTGACTATTATCAGGTGCTGCCGGTTGAGTTTCAAATGGAGAAAGCAGCACTGCGGGTATTACAGGATGCATATGACTGGCTCGCTGAACATGCTACGAAAAGTACGTTGTCTGCTATGGTACAGGCAATAAGAAATGTAAGTGACGGTGGTGATGAGTTGAATGACGTATCAATTCGAACATTAGCCAAGGTTCTTCAGAAACATACACATGGATATGGGATTATTGAAGACCTCTTTGCAGATCCAGCAGTGGATGATGTGTATGCAACTGCACCTGCAGCAGAAAATCGGTTATGGATCGTGCGGAGTGGACAGACACTACAAACAAATATCAGATTAAGTCAAAGTGGAGCTGAAGCAATCGCATCACGCCTGCGACGAGAGAGTGGTCGAGGATTCTCTCGGGCAGCCCCTACATTGGATGCAACGGCGGATCTATCGCATGGACAAGCACGGGTCGCTGCCGTCGCTGATCCAGCCACAGATGGGATTGCGTTTGCATTCAGATCAGGGTCGAAGCAAGCCTTTACACTTCCACGATTAATTGCAAATGGGACCGTATCTGCAAGGGCTGCAGGATTACTTTCAACGGCTGTTCGGCGAGACGCAGCAATGCTAATCGGGGGAACAAGAGGAGCAGGAAAAACCACGCTACTTGGCTCGTTACTTTGGGAATTGCCACAGTCAGTGCGGACAATTACAATTGAGGACACACCCGAATTACCAATCGATGCTTTGCAGGCACACGATCGAGATGTACAGCAATTACAGACAAGTCTTGATGACGGGCCAGGAATTGATCCGACAGAAGCGCTGCAAACAGCACTTCGGCTTGGTGAAAGCGCATTAGTACTTGGAGAAGTCAGAGGTGAAGAAGCAGCAGTTCTCTATGAGGCAATGCGGGTAGGAGCAAGTGGCTCAGCAGTATTAGGTACAATCCACGGAGATGGAGGCAGGGACATCAAACAACGAGTGACGGGCGATTTGAATGTATCAGAGCCATCATTTGCAACAACAGATCTAATTGTTACTCTTGAGCAGCACCAAGCACCATCAGGTGAGCAGACTCGACGCGTTAAGCGTATTGAGGAGGTGATTGGCACTGAGCAAGTTCGCTTCGAACCGCTATTTGCGCTTGATGAGGGAGAGCTACAGCCAACAGGTCGCATTGACCGCGGAAACAGCCATCTAATCGATCAATTAGCAGCCTCTGACGAGACATATGCTGAGATACGGACAAAGGTAAATCAGCAAGGCGAGCTGTTACATACACTCGCCAGTGGTGGAGAAACAGCACCAGAACATATTACAACTGCATACGCACAGCAAGGAGGGGCAGTATGA
- a CDS encoding secretion system protein, whose translation MINRSLQVLAKAFPFDVNGDKELQQALRFLDSDLSTKTVIKAGYVTAFLTCMLLTPLVHLVPTGHQIEYLIGILLIAIVAGQLIFKYPLIMATLQQTTALGTAPALIGRAILRMRIDPSEETAVAFAAKTGNDRLSKSLSKHINRAAGEPGSGLDTFAKEWQQWFPALGRAAQLLGTAGSAPPAQRERALNRALSAVLNGTSGELRAFVTNVNGPATALYAFGVLIPLALVAVLPGAHAAGVTITMPVIVLIYNVILPVALLSASVWLLLRRPVAFPPPQVTEEHLDKTRSKWYIIGLGVCTGGAAGAVSKMLIGLWTVPISVTGIGVGSTLVLWYRPHTKVRDKVREVEAGLPDALYLIGRQVDEGTSVERSIAEAGKGLQDETGKLLTDAARRQEVLAVGIREALLGEQGALTQLPSRRTKNLASLLSIASKEGQPAGHAIVAMADHLDELQSVEQEARHELAKVTNTLTNTAAIFGPLVAGSTVALAEGMHTFGEGEDIQTIAVSELGLAIGGYVLLLAVVLVGLSTTLKHGLDRPTIGYGTGGTLISATTVFFVAYYGTELLL comes from the coding sequence ATGATTAATCGGTCATTACAGGTCCTTGCTAAAGCATTTCCGTTTGATGTTAACGGTGATAAAGAACTACAGCAAGCTCTTCGCTTTCTAGATAGCGATTTATCTACGAAAACAGTGATTAAAGCAGGGTATGTGACAGCATTCCTGACATGTATGTTACTGACCCCACTGGTACATCTTGTCCCTACTGGACACCAGATTGAATATCTAATTGGGATATTGTTGATCGCAATTGTCGCTGGACAATTAATATTCAAATACCCGCTTATAATGGCAACACTGCAGCAAACGACAGCACTCGGGACGGCCCCAGCACTTATTGGACGTGCAATCCTTCGAATGCGGATCGATCCATCGGAAGAAACTGCGGTTGCATTTGCAGCAAAAACCGGAAATGACAGACTGTCAAAAAGCCTCTCGAAGCACATTAACCGTGCTGCTGGAGAACCTGGATCAGGGCTTGATACATTTGCAAAAGAATGGCAGCAATGGTTTCCAGCGTTAGGTCGTGCAGCACAGTTACTTGGAACAGCTGGGTCTGCTCCGCCTGCACAACGGGAACGAGCATTAAATAGAGCACTATCTGCCGTGCTGAACGGAACGAGTGGCGAACTCCGTGCGTTTGTGACAAACGTCAATGGACCAGCAACAGCACTCTATGCATTTGGGGTATTGATACCGTTAGCGCTGGTTGCTGTGCTTCCGGGAGCACATGCCGCTGGTGTTACAATTACAATGCCGGTTATTGTGCTTATCTATAATGTCATCCTTCCAGTTGCTCTGCTATCTGCCTCAGTATGGTTGTTATTACGACGCCCAGTCGCATTTCCACCACCACAGGTTACAGAAGAGCATTTAGATAAAACACGGAGCAAATGGTACATCATTGGGCTCGGTGTTTGCACTGGGGGTGCCGCTGGAGCAGTGAGTAAGATGCTCATTGGCCTATGGACAGTTCCAATTTCGGTCACAGGAATTGGAGTTGGATCGACGCTCGTTCTCTGGTACCGACCACATACGAAAGTTAGAGATAAGGTCCGAGAAGTTGAGGCTGGACTGCCAGATGCTCTGTATTTAATTGGGCGACAGGTAGATGAGGGCACATCAGTCGAGCGAAGCATCGCTGAAGCAGGAAAGGGGTTGCAGGACGAGACAGGTAAGCTACTAACGGATGCTGCACGACGACAAGAGGTGCTTGCTGTGGGTATTCGAGAGGCGTTACTTGGTGAACAAGGAGCTCTGACACAGCTCCCCAGCCGACGAACTAAAAACTTAGCATCACTACTTTCTATTGCCAGTAAAGAAGGTCAGCCAGCAGGACATGCAATCGTAGCTATGGCAGACCATCTTGATGAGTTGCAGTCTGTAGAGCAAGAAGCCAGACACGAACTAGCCAAAGTCACAAACACACTTACCAACACAGCTGCAATTTTTGGACCGCTGGTAGCCGGATCAACAGTAGCGCTTGCCGAAGGTATGCATACATTTGGCGAAGGAGAAGATATTCAAACAATCGCGGTTAGCGAGCTAGGACTGGCGATTGGCGGGTACGTACTCTTGCTTGCTGTGGTTTTAGTCGGATTATCGACAACGCTCAAGCATGGGCTTGATCGGCCGACAATCGGGTACGGAACGGGTGGTACGTTAATCAGCGCAACAACTGTCTTTTTTGTAGCATACTACGGGACAGAATTACTGCTTTAG